A genomic stretch from Thermoanaerobaculia bacterium includes:
- a CDS encoding integration host factor subunit beta has product MIKADIVMKVSDVSNVPRMKAVQAVDTIIDAMKEALCDGRRIELRGFGVFQVRDRKKGVGRNPKTGVEVAITPGRTVRFKPGKDLKNL; this is encoded by the coding sequence ATGATCAAGGCGGACATTGTGATGAAGGTCTCGGACGTCTCCAACGTGCCGAGGATGAAGGCCGTCCAGGCGGTCGACACGATCATCGATGCGATGAAGGAAGCCCTTTGCGACGGCCGGCGGATCGAGCTGCGCGGTTTCGGCGTCTTTCAGGTGCGAGACCGCAAGAAGGGCGTCGGCCGCAATCCGAAGACCGGTGTCGAGGTGGCCATCACCCCCGGCCGTACCGTGCGCTTCAAGCCCGGCAAAGACCTCAAGAACCTCTGA
- the pssA gene encoding CDP-diacylglycerol--serine O-phosphatidyltransferase, producing the protein MSDRESRLLRHRRRAAFLLPSVFTIGNIFLGFFAVILALRGQFVWAAGCILIAGVVDNLDGRIARMTGTETDFGREFDSLADVITFGATPALVAHLWGLSIWSRLGWLVPLYFVVCCATRLARFNVQTVRADKRFFVGLPCPAAAGGIACILLVMPQVDGRRWLLVAMAVALGLLGSLMVSTFRYWSFKSLDFRQPHSYRMALPLAAMILLLAFYPEAFLPVMALAYALSGPVLWLLSRLGIGRPTLPPSPPVSEGHA; encoded by the coding sequence ATGAGCGACCGCGAATCTCGCCTGCTGCGCCACCGGCGGCGGGCCGCCTTCCTCCTGCCCAGCGTCTTCACGATCGGCAACATCTTCCTCGGCTTCTTCGCGGTCATCCTCGCGCTGCGCGGCCAGTTCGTCTGGGCGGCGGGCTGCATCCTCATCGCGGGCGTCGTCGACAACCTCGACGGCCGTATCGCCCGCATGACCGGCACCGAGACCGACTTCGGCCGCGAGTTCGACTCGCTGGCCGATGTCATCACCTTCGGCGCCACTCCGGCTCTGGTGGCCCACCTCTGGGGGCTGTCCATCTGGAGCCGCCTCGGCTGGCTCGTGCCGCTCTACTTCGTCGTCTGCTGCGCCACGCGCCTGGCGCGCTTCAACGTGCAGACGGTGCGCGCCGACAAGCGCTTCTTCGTCGGCCTGCCCTGCCCGGCCGCGGCCGGCGGCATCGCCTGCATCCTCCTGGTGATGCCGCAGGTCGACGGACGGCGCTGGCTGCTCGTCGCCATGGCGGTGGCGCTCGGGCTCCTCGGCAGCCTCATGGTCTCGACGTTCCGCTACTGGAGCTTCAAGTCGCTCGACTTCCGGCAGCCGCACAGCTACCGCATGGCGCTCCCGCTCGCGGCGATGATCCTGCTGCTCGCCTTCTATCCGGAGGCCTTCCTGCCGGTCATGGCGCTCGCCTACGCCCTCTCGGGACCCGTGCTCTGGCTCCTGAGCCGCCTCGGCATCGGACGACCGACCCTGCCGCCATCCCCGCCGGTTTCGGAGGGTCACGCTTGA
- a CDS encoding single-stranded DNA-binding protein translates to MVNKVMLVGNLGRDPEMRALPGGQQVASFSLATSRRYKDRDGNRKDETEWHNIVVYGKQAEIAGQYLTKGKMVFVEGRIQTRSWDDKEREGKKIYKTEIICENFQMLGSKGDSGGGGGRDAGGSAPAGGGHDGGPGDFQDDDIPF, encoded by the coding sequence ATGGTCAACAAAGTGATGCTGGTAGGAAATCTGGGGCGCGACCCCGAGATGCGTGCACTGCCGGGCGGCCAGCAGGTGGCCAGTTTCTCGCTCGCCACGTCGCGCCGCTACAAGGACAGGGACGGCAACCGCAAGGACGAGACCGAGTGGCACAACATCGTCGTCTACGGCAAGCAGGCGGAGATCGCCGGCCAGTACCTGACCAAGGGCAAGATGGTCTTCGTCGAAGGCCGTATCCAGACCCGGTCCTGGGACGACAAGGAGCGCGAAGGCAAGAAGATCTACAAGACCGAGATCATCTGCGAGAATTTCCAGATGCTCGGCTCCAAGGGTGACAGTGGCGGCGGCGGCGGCCGGGACGCCGGCGGGAGCGCCCCTGCGGGCGGCGGGCATGACGGCGGTCCCGGCGACTTCCAGGACGACGACATCCCGTTCTAA
- a CDS encoding site-2 protease family protein, with amino-acid sequence MLFVCTFFTCVTAGGVFLLGARTDIITDLLPFLLPDTIARVWTDPKLLGWGLAYALPVMAILLAHELGHYIACRRYGLPVSPPYFLPSPFLIGTFGAFIRIRTTLRNKRELFDVGVAGPIAGFLVLVPILVYGVAHSVPTRIIRLSASSEAMALTLPGNNLLYRGLVLWFHGDLPGDMILNPHPFVLAAWVGCFATMLNLLPLAQLDGGHLLYAVAGRRQERMTPFLFAILVAGGFLWLGWFLWAAIVLWLGLRHPPVVDEAQPLGRRRRWLAIAALAIFLLCFMPVPISTIAIGLP; translated from the coding sequence TTGCTCTTCGTCTGCACCTTCTTCACCTGCGTGACCGCCGGCGGCGTATTTCTCCTCGGCGCGCGTACCGACATCATCACGGATCTCCTGCCTTTCCTGCTGCCCGACACCATCGCGCGTGTCTGGACCGATCCGAAGCTCCTCGGATGGGGTCTGGCCTACGCCCTGCCGGTCATGGCCATCCTCCTCGCCCACGAGCTCGGGCATTACATCGCCTGCCGGAGATACGGGCTGCCGGTGAGTCCGCCGTACTTCCTGCCATCGCCCTTCCTCATCGGCACCTTCGGCGCCTTCATCCGGATCCGCACCACCCTCCGCAACAAGCGCGAGCTGTTCGATGTCGGCGTGGCCGGTCCGATCGCGGGCTTTCTCGTCCTCGTGCCGATCCTGGTCTACGGAGTGGCGCACTCCGTCCCGACACGCATCATCCGGCTTTCTGCCAGCTCCGAGGCGATGGCACTCACGTTGCCTGGCAACAACCTCCTGTACCGGGGCCTGGTTCTGTGGTTCCACGGTGACCTGCCGGGGGACATGATCCTCAATCCCCATCCCTTCGTCCTCGCCGCCTGGGTCGGATGTTTCGCGACCATGCTGAACCTCTTGCCGCTGGCGCAGTTGGACGGTGGACACCTGCTCTACGCCGTCGCCGGACGTCGACAGGAACGCATGACGCCGTTCCTCTTCGCCATCCTCGTCGCTGGCGGCTTCCTGTGGCTGGGATGGTTTCTCTGGGCGGCGATCGTCCTGTGGCTGGGCCTGCGCCATCCGCCGGTGGTGGACGAGGCGCAGCCATTGGGCCGACGTCGCCGGTGGCTGGCGATCGCGGCGCTGGCGATCTTCCTGCTCTGTTTCATGCCGGTGCCGATCTCGACGATCGCCATCGGGCTCCCCTGA
- the dtd gene encoding D-tyrosyl-tRNA(Tyr) deacylase: MRIVLQRVSRAAVVVDGREVASIGAGCLLLVCVARGDDAAVASRAARKIAGLRLFEDAAGRMNLDLAGVGGALLVVSQFTLLADVSRGRRPSFEGAAPGDVAEPLVELFVGALREAGFAVATGRFGAHMQVELVNDGPVTLVLDF; encoded by the coding sequence GTGCGTATCGTCTTGCAACGCGTCAGCCGGGCAGCCGTCGTCGTCGACGGCCGCGAGGTCGCGAGCATCGGCGCCGGCTGCCTGCTTCTCGTCTGCGTCGCGCGCGGCGATGATGCTGCCGTCGCCTCCCGGGCGGCACGCAAGATCGCCGGCCTGCGACTCTTCGAGGATGCGGCCGGCAGGATGAACCTCGACCTCGCCGGAGTCGGCGGTGCCCTCCTGGTGGTCTCGCAGTTCACCCTGCTCGCCGACGTCTCGCGGGGCCGCCGGCCGTCCTTCGAGGGCGCGGCACCGGGCGACGTGGCCGAGCCGCTGGTCGAGCTCTTCGTCGGTGCCCTGCGGGAGGCCGGTTTCGCCGTCGCGACCGGGCGCTTTGGCGCGCACATGCAGGTCGAGCTCGTGAACGACGGTCCGGTGACGCTGGTGCTCGACTTCTGA
- the rimI gene encoding ribosomal protein S18-alanine N-acetyltransferase, protein MNDRSGSAAPRGGRAAQAPVPLRIRGASIRDLDTLAALEAGAFAEPWTPDQIARFWEAPGALGWLAESTAGDAVGFALFREVAGEAELLRVATAPAWRRRQVGRSLLAAALAGLDRSGVRCHLEVRADNLAAQALYQGFGFALAGLRRRYYRDDCDAWLLAREPGSLGGERRL, encoded by the coding sequence ATGAACGACCGGAGCGGATCGGCCGCCCCGCGCGGCGGGCGCGCGGCGCAGGCACCGGTCCCTCTCCGGATCCGTGGCGCTTCGATCCGCGACCTCGACACCCTGGCGGCCCTGGAGGCCGGCGCCTTCGCCGAACCCTGGACGCCCGACCAGATCGCGCGCTTCTGGGAGGCCCCGGGGGCGCTCGGCTGGCTCGCCGAGTCGACGGCCGGCGACGCGGTCGGTTTCGCCCTCTTCCGGGAGGTCGCAGGCGAGGCCGAGCTCCTGCGGGTCGCAACCGCTCCGGCGTGGCGGCGCCGGCAGGTCGGCAGGAGCCTCCTGGCCGCCGCCCTGGCCGGGCTGGACCGGTCCGGCGTCCGCTGCCACCTCGAGGTACGGGCGGACAACCTGGCCGCACAGGCCCTCTACCAGGGGTTCGGTTTCGCCCTCGCTGGCCTTCGCAGGCGCTACTACCGCGACGACTGCGACGCCTGGCTCCTCGCCCGCGAGCCCGGCAGCCTCGGCGGTGAGCGGCGGTTGTAG
- a CDS encoding DUF465 domain-containing protein, protein MPNADALRQEFLRTSEAFRLLHAEHHECEERLVQIAQRTLPSQEDEAEEKRLKIHKLALKDRMEAMLREHQENQVRV, encoded by the coding sequence ATGCCGAACGCCGACGCCCTCAGACAAGAGTTCCTGCGCACCAGCGAGGCCTTCCGGCTCCTCCACGCCGAGCATCACGAGTGCGAGGAGCGCCTGGTTCAGATCGCCCAGCGGACCCTTCCGTCGCAGGAGGACGAGGCCGAGGAGAAGCGTCTCAAGATCCACAAGCTCGCGCTCAAGGACCGCATGGAGGCCATGCTGCGCGAACACCAGGAAAATCAGGTCCGGGTCTGA
- the mutS gene encoding DNA mismatch repair protein MutS: MRPGVEMTPMLRHYLELKAQYPDAILFYRMGDFYELFFEDALKVAPLLDLTLTARQKGTPNEAPMCGVPHHAVAGYIGKLIRLGLKVAVCDQVEDPAQAKGLVRREVTRVVTPGTISELALLESKEENLLGGIVWQTGAGGAGAFLDVSTGSFFLRRWRDPLEAVADLEVLRPRELLCDPEELPAEIGAWAERDVACRTALEGVLESPAKASERLARQFGVGTLRGFGLEDGEPGVRAAAAVLAYAQSTQRSRLDHVTEIRLRAASDRLVLDATTLANLEVLRTQRDAERGSSLLTVLDRTVTAPGGRLLRDWLRRPLRELPEIADRHDGVAAFGSDPSLLARLRSSLSRIADLERLATRAVVGSLTPREAALLRDTLIAVPALFAELEGLPSRLLAAAAAVDPIADLCAGLKQGLEEEPAGSLDDGRVIAAGVDAELDQYRSLAADAKRHILELEERERKRTGISSLKVRYNRVFGYSIEITRANQAAVPADYVRRQTLANAERYVTPEVQELEERILHAEERRLAIERRLYAGLVAGIAGNATRLQKLGQAVASVDTLAALAEVAARRGYVRPQMLAAGSGLAIADGRHPVLEVALGESFVPNDLELDPGSSQIVLLTGPNMGGKSTYLRQSALLVLMAQAGSFVPARRAAIGVVDRIFSRVGASDDLARGESTFMVEMIETSNILRFATPHSLVILDEVGRGTATFDGLSLAWAIVEHLHESVRPLTLFATHYHELTELAELLPRVVNRTMAVKEWEDRIVFLRRVAPGSADKSYGIHVAKLAGLPEGVVKRAQQVLANLEAKEFDPEGRPRLAHGEMPADRKVAQLPLFSPPSPPSPAASAPAVAPAAELVAGILRELEVERLTPLAALNLLASLKERLK, from the coding sequence ATGCGCCCAGGGGTCGAGATGACGCCGATGCTCCGGCACTATCTGGAGCTCAAGGCCCAGTATCCGGACGCGATCCTGTTCTATCGCATGGGCGACTTCTACGAGCTCTTCTTCGAAGACGCGCTGAAGGTCGCGCCGCTGCTCGATCTGACCCTGACCGCGCGCCAGAAGGGCACGCCGAACGAGGCCCCGATGTGCGGCGTGCCGCACCACGCGGTGGCCGGGTACATCGGCAAGCTCATCCGGCTCGGGCTGAAGGTCGCCGTGTGCGATCAGGTGGAGGACCCGGCGCAGGCCAAGGGGCTGGTACGCCGGGAAGTGACACGCGTCGTCACTCCGGGGACGATCTCGGAGCTCGCTCTGCTCGAGAGCAAGGAGGAGAACCTCCTCGGCGGGATCGTCTGGCAGACCGGGGCCGGAGGTGCCGGCGCCTTCCTCGACGTCTCGACAGGGAGCTTCTTCCTGCGCCGCTGGCGCGATCCGCTCGAAGCCGTCGCCGACCTCGAGGTCCTGCGCCCGCGCGAGCTGCTTTGCGACCCCGAGGAGTTGCCGGCCGAGATCGGGGCCTGGGCGGAGCGCGATGTCGCCTGCCGGACGGCCCTCGAAGGCGTCCTCGAATCGCCGGCGAAGGCGTCGGAGCGGCTCGCCCGCCAGTTCGGGGTCGGTACGCTGCGCGGCTTCGGCCTCGAGGACGGCGAGCCCGGGGTGCGTGCGGCGGCGGCGGTCCTCGCCTATGCCCAGTCCACCCAGCGCAGCCGGCTCGATCACGTCACCGAGATCCGTCTACGGGCGGCGTCCGATCGGCTGGTCCTCGACGCCACGACGCTCGCCAACCTCGAAGTCTTGCGCACGCAGCGCGACGCCGAGCGCGGCAGCTCGCTGCTCACCGTGCTCGATCGCACGGTCACGGCTCCGGGTGGCCGCCTGCTGCGAGACTGGCTGCGGCGCCCCCTGCGCGAGCTGCCGGAGATCGCCGACCGGCACGACGGCGTCGCCGCCTTCGGCTCCGATCCGTCCCTGCTGGCCCGCCTGCGGAGCTCGCTCTCGCGTATCGCCGATCTCGAGCGCCTGGCGACCCGCGCCGTCGTCGGTTCGCTCACGCCGCGCGAGGCCGCTCTGCTGCGCGACACGCTGATCGCGGTGCCAGCGCTCTTCGCGGAGCTCGAGGGGCTCCCCAGCCGCCTGCTCGCCGCTGCGGCCGCCGTCGATCCGATCGCCGATCTGTGCGCCGGCCTCAAGCAGGGACTCGAAGAGGAGCCGGCGGGGAGTCTCGACGACGGCAGGGTCATCGCCGCCGGCGTGGACGCCGAGCTCGATCAGTATCGCTCCCTCGCCGCGGACGCCAAGCGCCACATCCTGGAGCTCGAGGAGCGCGAGCGCAAGCGCACCGGAATCTCCTCCCTGAAGGTGCGCTACAACCGTGTCTTCGGTTACTCGATCGAGATCACGCGAGCGAATCAGGCGGCGGTGCCCGCCGACTATGTGCGCCGGCAGACGCTCGCCAACGCCGAGCGCTATGTGACTCCGGAGGTGCAGGAGCTCGAGGAGCGGATTCTCCACGCCGAAGAGCGGCGGCTGGCGATCGAACGCCGGCTCTACGCCGGGTTGGTTGCCGGCATCGCCGGCAATGCGACCCGGCTGCAGAAGCTGGGACAGGCGGTCGCGTCGGTGGACACCCTGGCGGCGCTCGCCGAGGTCGCGGCGCGGCGCGGTTACGTGCGGCCGCAGATGCTGGCGGCCGGGAGCGGTCTCGCGATCGCGGACGGCCGCCATCCGGTGCTCGAAGTGGCCCTGGGCGAGAGCTTCGTCCCCAACGACCTCGAGCTCGATCCCGGGAGCTCGCAGATCGTCCTGCTGACCGGACCGAACATGGGGGGCAAGTCGACCTACCTGCGGCAGTCGGCTCTCCTCGTGCTGATGGCCCAGGCGGGCAGCTTCGTGCCGGCCCGGCGCGCGGCGATCGGCGTGGTGGACCGGATCTTCTCGCGAGTCGGCGCATCGGACGATCTGGCGCGCGGCGAGTCGACCTTCATGGTCGAGATGATCGAAACCTCGAACATCCTGCGCTTCGCCACGCCGCACAGTCTCGTGATCCTCGACGAAGTCGGGCGGGGGACCGCGACCTTCGACGGCCTCTCGCTCGCCTGGGCGATCGTCGAGCACCTGCACGAAAGCGTGCGCCCTCTCACCCTTTTCGCCACCCACTACCACGAGCTCACCGAGCTCGCCGAGCTTCTGCCCCGGGTGGTGAATCGCACCATGGCGGTGAAGGAGTGGGAAGACCGCATCGTCTTCCTGCGCCGCGTTGCTCCGGGGAGCGCCGACAAGTCCTACGGCATTCACGTCGCGAAGCTCGCCGGCCTGCCGGAGGGGGTGGTGAAGCGCGCCCAGCAGGTGCTCGCCAATCTCGAGGCGAAGGAGTTCGATCCCGAGGGGCGACCGCGTCTGGCGCACGGCGAGATGCCGGCCGACCGCAAGGTCGCCCAGCTGCCGCTGTTCTCGCCGCCATCTCCGCCATCTCCCGCCGCTTCCGCGCCTGCGGTCGCCCCGGCGGCCGAACTCGTCGCCGGCATCCTGCGCGAGCTCGAGGTCGAGCGCCTCACGCCGCTCGCCGCCCTCAACCTTCTCGCCAGCCTGAAGGAGCGTCTCAAGTGA
- the nagZ gene encoding beta-N-acetylhexosaminidase codes for MNGGSVLFLGVEGLALAAAERRILRRVQPAGIVLVTRNIGRAEELRDLVGELRAAVPQAILCLDAEGGRVDRLRGVVAPAPAASALAHCRPATARRAGRLLGEALRQFDFDLDFAPVADLDYGIAGNALDERTFGSTPRPVIARAKAVLQGLHEAGVGGCIKHFPGLGRATADTHLSGAHIRATRADLARDLTPFTELFSGAESAMVGHAIYPGWDVEVRPASLSPAIATTLLRNRAGFRGALFSDDLEMGALAEFGSLPELGERALRAGCDGLLFCRRVEEAPAIAAALGRRALRPRLDEAQRRLARLRSRLAVWKKKAPAAPGLAQLRRRFESLAADVARRQPGPGLR; via the coding sequence GTGAACGGCGGCAGCGTCCTCTTCCTGGGCGTCGAAGGGCTGGCACTCGCCGCCGCCGAACGCCGGATCCTGCGGCGCGTGCAACCGGCGGGAATCGTGCTCGTCACCCGCAACATCGGCCGCGCGGAAGAGCTGCGCGACCTGGTGGGGGAGTTGCGCGCCGCTGTGCCGCAGGCAATCCTCTGTCTCGACGCCGAAGGTGGACGGGTCGATCGCCTGCGCGGCGTCGTCGCTCCCGCTCCGGCGGCCTCGGCGCTCGCTCACTGCCGACCGGCGACCGCCAGACGCGCCGGCCGGCTGCTCGGCGAGGCTCTCCGCCAGTTCGACTTCGACCTCGACTTCGCTCCCGTGGCGGACCTCGATTACGGCATCGCCGGCAACGCCCTCGACGAGCGCACCTTCGGGAGCACGCCGCGTCCGGTCATCGCGCGGGCGAAGGCAGTCCTCCAGGGCCTGCACGAAGCCGGCGTCGGCGGCTGCATCAAGCACTTTCCGGGCCTCGGGCGAGCGACTGCCGACACCCATCTCTCGGGGGCCCACATCCGTGCGACGCGAGCCGACCTCGCGCGGGATCTGACCCCCTTTACCGAGCTTTTTTCAGGCGCCGAGTCGGCGATGGTCGGGCACGCCATCTACCCGGGATGGGATGTCGAGGTCCGGCCGGCAAGCCTCAGCCCGGCGATCGCGACGACGCTGCTCCGAAACCGAGCGGGCTTCCGCGGCGCACTGTTCAGCGACGATCTGGAGATGGGGGCTCTCGCCGAGTTCGGCTCGCTGCCGGAGCTGGGCGAACGGGCTCTCAGGGCCGGGTGTGACGGGCTGCTCTTCTGTCGCCGGGTGGAGGAGGCGCCGGCGATCGCCGCGGCGCTGGGCCGGCGGGCGCTGCGTCCGCGGCTCGACGAGGCGCAGCGCCGGCTGGCGCGTCTGCGCTCGCGGCTCGCTGTATGGAAGAAGAAGGCGCCGGCGGCGCCGGGCCTCGCCCAGCTGCGCCGCCGGTTCGAGAGCCTGGCCGCCGACGTCGCGCGCCGGCAGCCGGGTCCCGGCCTGCGTTAG
- the tsaB gene encoding tRNA (adenosine(37)-N6)-threonylcarbamoyltransferase complex dimerization subunit type 1 TsaB, with protein MSLWLAFDAGSPVTSAAVARDGARLAESSGESRSGPSLLHQIDASLRRAAIATADLDGIVVLSGPGSFTGIRVALATALGFRAGLAVPVVALSNLAALAIDAAAGSSAAETASAPGERVVALVDALRDEWFVQEFERREGGLVTIAEPARQAVAQIAPPAGALLAAHATQPLPARFAEPPVHRFHRASALCAAVAVAASAGTIDDLVSAELRPLYLRGFTPRNPGR; from the coding sequence ATGTCCCTTTGGCTCGCCTTCGACGCCGGCTCTCCGGTCACCAGCGCGGCGGTCGCCCGCGACGGCGCCCGGCTCGCCGAGAGCTCCGGCGAGAGCCGCTCCGGCCCGTCGCTCCTGCACCAGATCGACGCCAGTCTCCGGCGCGCCGCCATCGCGACGGCGGACCTCGACGGCATCGTCGTCCTCAGCGGACCGGGGAGCTTCACCGGGATCCGCGTAGCCCTCGCTACCGCGCTCGGATTCCGCGCCGGGCTCGCCGTGCCGGTCGTCGCGCTGTCGAATCTCGCCGCCCTGGCCATCGACGCCGCTGCGGGGAGCTCCGCGGCAGAGACCGCCTCGGCGCCCGGCGAGCGTGTCGTGGCGCTCGTCGACGCGCTGCGCGACGAGTGGTTCGTGCAGGAGTTCGAGCGCCGCGAAGGCGGCCTCGTGACGATCGCAGAACCCGCGCGGCAGGCTGTCGCGCAGATCGCTCCCCCTGCGGGGGCCCTGCTCGCCGCTCACGCGACCCAGCCGCTGCCAGCCCGATTCGCAGAGCCCCCTGTCCACCGCTTCCACCGTGCCAGCGCGCTCTGCGCCGCGGTGGCAGTGGCCGCTTCCGCCGGCACGATCGACGACCTCGTGTCCGCCGAGCTCCGGCCGCTCTACCTGCGAGGGTTCACGCCCCGCAATCCGGGTCGATGA
- a CDS encoding phosphatidylserine decarboxylase family protein produces the protein MSFAKEAWAFVLPLVAIAGALLYFERRTAAIAVALVSLLVLLFFRDPTRRFDGPESLVLAPADGLITAVDEVVDPEIGPGPYRRVVTFLSVFDVHVQRSPVAGEVVFSGLLRGQKLAAFRADVGDKNERYTNVFERPNGDRVGVRQLAGLIARRVVSYLDKGDRVQRGELMGVIKFGSRVDLYVPASYEILVKKGDRVRVGETPMASDRGTGTRAATPPASPAAPPVASAPR, from the coding sequence GTGAGTTTCGCCAAGGAGGCCTGGGCATTCGTCCTGCCGCTGGTCGCGATCGCCGGTGCGCTGCTCTACTTCGAGCGCCGCACGGCCGCGATCGCAGTGGCGCTCGTGAGCCTCCTCGTGCTGCTGTTCTTCCGCGATCCCACCCGCCGGTTCGACGGCCCGGAGAGTCTCGTTCTCGCGCCAGCAGACGGACTCATCACCGCGGTGGACGAGGTCGTCGATCCGGAGATCGGTCCAGGTCCCTACCGCCGTGTCGTCACCTTTCTCTCGGTCTTCGACGTGCACGTGCAGCGCAGCCCGGTGGCGGGCGAGGTCGTCTTTTCCGGCCTGCTCAGAGGCCAGAAGCTCGCCGCCTTCCGCGCCGACGTCGGCGACAAGAACGAGCGCTACACCAACGTCTTCGAGCGCCCCAACGGCGATCGCGTCGGCGTGCGCCAGCTCGCCGGCCTGATCGCGCGGCGGGTGGTCTCCTACCTCGACAAGGGCGATCGCGTGCAGCGCGGCGAGCTCATGGGCGTCATCAAGTTCGGCTCGCGGGTCGACCTCTACGTCCCGGCTTCCTACGAGATCCTGGTCAAGAAGGGCGATCGCGTAAGGGTCGGCGAGACGCCGATGGCGAGCGATCGCGGCACCGGAACCCGCGCGGCGACGCCCCCCGCATCTCCGGCAGCCCCGCCGGTCGCCTCCGCCCCGCGATGA